Proteins encoded by one window of Cryptococcus gattii WM276 chromosome K, complete sequence:
- a CDS encoding Hypothetical protein (Similar to TIGR gene model, INSD accession AAW46199.1; CNK02450), whose translation MQDFDRREDSPMPVVQPYGILATLTHVKRQNGQDLNTFPIDSEKVTIGRDWDSDLRLYYSDVSKLHAEINLDLLSGRASLHVHGKKGVIHVPEGGQSTAYEPPSVIPLAENDCIIIRKKLFRFNYGSMEDAGTAAEFMSPAPQSVQPSSPAPDTPIRRRPTVSFSPIPNTIRKRASHRMSLVPADKIFHPCSPARNRRHSTLGLGDIKMKSSKSQLGQEVMMEEEQEDIDQSVIEVAEGEDGDKIYLEVTEEVEEKDEETHEPVSSVHSNPFLTPQQKAKAPLRNTSAVPRTRKLSAPEATEDTANGSALDKSTPPPPSPQKNPQSLPITPVPIPAHVALSTPKGPATLRKALLLRSARKVWHETHATGVDGAIQDGFVETTRRKSTSPRGGRKSSSPQEINPQEAVVDNNVEMDVDTELEPSINETGENQLEWVYEDGQAEVSFDSESSYMDSFDADVSLDIVSQLQLRWRHVLIAVIKPGQGVMQLDIRTEEEEAYLNNHYHEEEEEIEPEAEYEVQIQGLDNEDIQNTVEMAGNVKHFEAEVEDEDEDEQDDMPSFLPGTPLARPTLTNKFLTPQVSRSTAFGQIRRSLGPPVRLPMTPNSLGTFASTRTPGSLGKPSRRLDLNAMKEETEEEEVMQEEEERKPMATPRRSAVAIAETKRLHDALATPRTLPLPPASGFKNPVRESHFTNLLSNPIHPALASRTPEPQSEDDQTPNEKAKVPSTPLDDLKKRLNQMRRQSVQRSSTRPAERRATVGFVLPGTPAQRPPLGHSASYSVAPIRRPGQVPRTPIFPMLKREPMETIASPDSMDVDDKAESPTPASHAHIANSPTPQFHTTFKSDLSTPSGTSSRVLNFPSPSRAPTPLENGRTRTSPVKTFNPPTAMESATSLAKGAQGTPNFAGLKTLFAEKKVAATPNMVGVKRLFEDLKVSETPNMEGLKEMYEEEEEQKEEEGVEELVGALEKDKESDGAASEHVMAQDEIGVKGESKAVSTKLPRFASTRTRRVAASEEQVPAPAKTTRTASARTAVRSTSSVAASTSETASRPSRRKAASSAVAEPPSVPEPILRSFRPRRAPSSETSTGAGMSRSTRAKSTAEPEEKPIVKEEPPVPSVPAVASTRSRSTSARSTRKESVEVEETPEEATSKPTRGKKVLSQIEEQPVAEKKSAPTRPKRAIPTASAASTTSTTTTTTRRVVSAPSRTKTSTVASSASTDEKVSVPTRRKGKAAEKENDETLVQEKEEKPAVKRRATAAGGSSLPVASGRTTRSRK comes from the exons AGACTGGGATAGTGAT TTGAGATTGTACTACAGCGATGTTTCCAAGCTTCACGCGGAGATCAACTTGGATCTTTTGTCTGGCCGC GCATCACTTCACGTACATGGAAAGAAAGGTGTTATTCATGTACCCGAGGGCGGACAGTCTACAGCATACGAACCACCATCAGTCATTCCTCTTGCCGAAAACGACTGTATCATTATCAGGAAAAAGCTTTTCAGGTTCAACTATGGTTCTATGGAAGATGCCGGAACCGCAGCAGAGTTTATGTCTCCAGCCCCTCAATCTGTTCAACCTAGTTCCCCGGCACCTGATACACCCATTAGACGAAGACCGACTGTTTCATTTTCTCCCATACCAAACACCATAAGGAAAAGGGCATCTCATCGGATGTCTCTCGTCCCCGCGGACAAGATTTTCCACCCTTGTTCCCCCGCCAGGAACAGGAGACACAGCACTCTGGGGTTGGGTGATATAAAAATGAAGTCGAGCAAATCCCAGCTCGGTCAGGAGGtgatgatggaggaggaacaGGAGGATATCGACCAGTCGGTCATTGAGGTTGCCGAGGGAGAAGATGGCGATAAAATTTACCTTGAAGTTACCGAAGAGGTtgaagaaaaggatgaagaaaCCCATGAACCG GTTTCTTCAGTTCACAGCAATCCATTCTTGACACCTCAACAAAAGGCCAAAGCTCCGCTCCGTAACACCAGCGCCGTCCCCCGTACCCGCAAGCTTTCTGCTCCAGAAGCAACCGAAGACACTGCCAACGGATCAGCTCTTGACAAATCTactccaccaccaccaagCCCTCAGAAAAACCCACAATCACTCCCAATAACCCCTGTTCCCATTCCTGCGCATGTAGCTCTTTCCACCCCAAAAGGTCCTGCTACTCTTCGAAAGGCCTTGCTCCTCCGTTCTGCGAGAAAGGTCTGGCACGAAACACATGCTACTGGCGTAGATGGAGCCATACAAGATGGCTTTGTGGAAACAACTAGAAGGAAAAGTACCAGTCCCAGGGGCGGTAGGAAGAGTAGTAGTCCTCAGGAAATCAATCCTCAAGAGGCTGTAGTCGACAATAATGTTGAAATGGACGTCGACACTGAGCTTGAACCATCAATCAATGAAACCGGCGAAAACCAACTTGAATGGGTGTATGAAGACGGCCAAGCAGAAGTATCGTTTGACTCTGAATCGAGTTATATGGACTCTTTTGATGCGGACGTCTCTCTTGACATTGTAAGTCAATTGCAATTACGTTGGAGGCATGTACTAATAGCTGTTATTAAGCCTGGACAGGGTGTGATGCAGCTTGACATTCGCaccgaagaagaggaagcgTATTTAAACAACCATTACcatgaagaggaagaggaaatAGAACCGGAGGCGGAGTACGAGGTGCAGATCCAAGGATTAGATAATGAGGATATACAAAACACTGTCGAAATGGCAGGAAATGTCAAACACTTCGAAGCTGAGGTtgaggacgaggacgaggacgaACAAGACGATATGCCGAGCTTCCTGCCAGGTACTCCTCTAGCT CGACCCACTTTGACCAACAAGTTCCTAACCCCTCAAGTATCTCGAAGCACGGCTTTTGGTCAGATCCGTCGATCCCTTGGTCCCCCCGTCCGTCTTCCAATGACACCAAACTCTCTTGGTACATTTGCCTCTACGCGTACTCCTGGGTCTCTTGGGAAACCTAGCAGGCGGCTTGATCTTAACGCGATGAAGGAGGAAacagaagaggaggaagtgatgcaggaagaggaggagagaaagCCAATGGCCACTCCCCGGAGATCGGCGGTAGCTATTGCAGAG ACCAAGCGACTCCACGATGCTCTCGCTACCCCGCGCACgcttcctctccctcctgCCAGCGGGTTCAAGAATCCTGTCCGCGAATCTCACTTCACAAATCTCCTATCAAACCCGATTCACCCAGCTCTTGCATCTCGAACCCCCGAACCTCAGTCTGAAGATGATCAAACGCCAAATGAAAAAGCCAAAGTTCCGAGCACTCCCTTGGATGATCTCAAAAAGCGTCTTAACCAGATGCGAAGGCAAAGCGTACAACGTAGCTCTACTCGCCCTGCGGAGAGAAGAGCGACGGTAGGATTTGTACTTCCTGGTACTCCTGCCCAAAGGCCTCCATTGGGCCATAGCGCTTCGTACAGTGTTGCACCCATTAGGAGGCCAGGACAAGTTCCCAGGACACCAATCTTTCCTATGCTAAAACGAGAGCCTATGGAAACTATCGCGTCGCCCGATTCTATGGATGTCGATGACAAGGCCGAGAGCCCTACCCCTGCATCCCATGCCCACATCGCCAATTCCCCCACTCCTCAATTCCATACGACTTTTAAATCTGATCTTTCTACGCCTTCCGGTACTTCTTCTCGCGTCCTCAACTTCCCCAGTCCATCGAGGGCACCCACCCCTCTAGAGAATGGACGAACCCGAACCAGCCCCGTCAAGACTTTCAACCCTCCAACAGCCATGGAGAGCGCCACTTCACTGGCCAAAGGAGCGCAAGGAACGCCAAACTTCGCCGGTTTGAAGACCTTGTTTGCTGAGAAGAAGGTCGCTGCTACCCCCAACATGGTTGGGGTCAAGAGATTGTTTGAGGACCTCAAGGTCTCGGAAACTCCCAATATGGAAGGCTTAAAGGAGATGTacgaggaggaagaggagcagaaggaggaggaaggagtTGAAGAGCTGGTCGGTGCTTTGGAAAAGGACAAGGAAAGTGATGGGGCTGCATCGGAACATGTGATGGCGCAAGATGAGATCGGAGTGAAGGGCGAAAGTAAGGCAGTTTCAACAAAATTGCCGAGATTCGCCAGCACAAGGACCAGACGTGTTGCTGCAAGCGAGGAGCAAGTCCCAGCTCCTGCGAAGACTACGCGCACCGCTAGCGCTCGCACTGCAGTCCGCAGCACTTCATCGGTCGCAGCTAGCACTTCTGAAACAGCTTCCAGGCCTTCTCGCCGCAAAGCTGCATCTTCCGCCGTTGCCGAGCCGCCTTCTGTTCCCGAGCCTATTTTACGTTCTTTTCGCCCTCGCCGTGCACCCAGCAGCGAAACATCCACTGGAGCAGGCATGTCTCGTTCTACTCGTGCGAAATCAACCGCCGAACCTGAGGAGAAACCAATTGTGAAAGAAGAGCCTCCAGTCCCTTCCGTCCCTGCTGTCGCCAGTACACGTTCCAGATCAACTTCTGCGAGATCGACCAGGAAGGAGTCGGTGGAAGTTGAAGAGACGCCAGAAGAGGCGACTTCAAAACCTACCCGCGGAAAGAAGGTGTTGAGTCAGATTGAAGAGCAACCTGTGGCTGAGAAGAAATCGGCACCTACTCGACCTAAACGTGCCATTCCCACGGCCTCTGCGGCATCGACTActtccaccaccaccactACCACTCGACGTGTCGTCTCCGCTCCATCTCGTACGAAAACTTCCACCGTTGCTTCGTCTGCCTCGACGGACGAGAAGGTGTCTGTGCCCACGAGGCGTAAAGGTAAGGCTGCTGAAAAGGAGAATGACGAGACACTTGTccaggagaaggaggaaaagcCGGCTGTTAAAAGAAGGGCGACGGCTGCAGGTGGTTCGAGCCTTCCAGTTGCGAGTGGAAGGACGACCAGGAGCAGGAAATAA
- a CDS encoding General transcriptional repressor, putative (Similar to TIGR gene model, INSD accession AAW46197.1) has protein sequence MPESRMSHSHSHHPHSGHHHSSHPHSYVHPPPPNYPSSHPSYPHHHHGPRHVSNGHSSQVPVSGPPSSQIPIAGSPGDPVGPPTIAASNTGSTHSRSVPPISSEARAAKEKMDSILAQLAAANENTWMLIGAVAEGMNDQDRALSAFENALRHNPSSVLGLNAVASIARGRDDFDKAIEYFQRILNANPENGEVWGSMGHCLLMKDDLPKAYTSYQQALYHLANPKEPKLWYGIGILYDRYGSFEHAEEAFSSVLKVDPNFEKANEIYFRLGIIYKHQRKYKSSLDCFRYILNNPPRPLTSWDIWFQLGHVYEQDRDFEAARDAYMRVLSHQPDHAKVLQQLGWLYHQPGAHFADQEKAVSYLTKSLETDPSDAQSWYLLGRAYMAAQRYNKAYEAYQQAVYRDGRNPTFWCSIGVLYYQIAQYRDALDAYSRAIRLNPYISEVWYNLGSLYESCNNQMADALDAYSRALELDPNNTVIKQRMALLQNPSGGPLPPVPPPVDVHPSQYTAAPTAQPPAGSPDVSPSHQLPSGAPAGGRDLPPPPPGGDIARGHSPGPFRNGAAPPPLNHVDEPRGPVPGMAQLARMETEPRPAEIRDGRYNGHYDPADMRRHNGSPLSPRASRRESQAFPSQPSYFPPSNGAYARDREREREEWDRARGGSRAPHGPSPRMGDRTPNADPRIPQEYRDYPGYYDRRAAYPPPLGVPPTPSAMPGRFDPRREAEEFRRREQDREANGAKQASSARQENRIPSPAASIASNKNGRKRGEGTRKAKDKEEKAQSVKKEGGRKGKAAGLKAGEEASGQSPRGNVNSPVSVHNTPQVNTARPVPPPAPASAPVMSRTVDEDYDEGAADALMVLAGDRSTTTLPLPVRHTTPSPSGLVSPQPPAPNAAPATGAKRPGPEPNSPEQANKRVKAEKSQSPIGSASGSASSRAPKRTVIEVLNTPSIASPLPRTSPAVNEEKRSRASQERKEERKEDITSGKETDERATKTSSSLPPPVPPSPPNRPARSSSVHTPQLPPRRVSSPLPEAEKEVSRPPTPPLPDAAASPAIPAEAPAPVESSGESGPRTPPLPPLKSFESPSGKAPTSGGDHEDVDMVEAEKES, from the exons ATGCCCGAATCACGCATGTCCCATTCCCACTCTCACCATCCCCACTCCGGCCACCACCACTCTTCGCATCCACACTCTTATGTACATCCACCCCCGCCAAACTACCCTTCATCTCACCCATCATATCCCCATCACCACCACGGCCCGCGACATGTCTCAAACGGTCACTCTTCGCAAGTACCTGTATCGGGGCCGCCATCTTCGCAAATACCCATTGCTGGCTCTCCGGGCGACCCTGTTGGGCCACCTACCATAGCTGCCTCAAACACCGGTAGTACCCATTCTAGAAGTGTGCCGCCGATAAGTAGCGAAGCGAGAGCGGCAAAGGAGAAAATGGACAGCATTCTGGCGCAACTGGCTGCCGCTAATGAGAATACATGGATGTTGATAG GTGCTGTCGCTGAGGGGATGAATGATCAAGACCGAGCTCTTTCCGCCTTTGAGAATGCACTTAGGCATAACCCATCATCTGTTCTTGGATTGAATGCCGTTGCGTCCATTGCACGAGGTAGAGACGATTTCGACAAGGCTATTGAATACTTTCAACGTATTCTCAATGCGAACCCTGAAAACGGTGAAGTATGGGGATCAATGG GACACTGTCTTTTGATGAAAGATGATCTTCCAAAGGCTTACACATCGTATCAACAAGCGTTGTACCATCTTGCTAATCCCAAA GAACCCAAGCTTTGGTATGGTATTGGTATTTTGTACGATCGATATGGCTCTTTCGAACACGCCGAGGAGGCTTTCTCGAGTGTCCTGAAAGTTGATCCTA ACTTTGAGAAAGCCAACGAGATCTACTTCCGCTTGGGTATCATCTACAAGCATCAACGCAAATACAAGTCCTCCCTTGAT TGTTTCCGATACATCCTTAACAATCCTCCTCGACCTCTGACATCCTGGGATATCTGGTTCCAGCTTGGACACGTATACGAGCAAGATCGCGATTTCGAAGCTGCAAGGGATGCTTATATGAGGGTACTCAGCCATCAGCCAGATCATGCCAAGGTTCTTCAGCAGCTTGGCTGGCTCTATCACCAGCCTGGGGCCCACTTTGCTGATCAAGAAAAGGCCGTGTCATATTTGACCAAAAGTCTTGAAACCGACCCGTCGGATGCACAAAGCTGGTACCTTCTTGGACGTGCATACATGGCAGCCCAACGTTATAATAAGGCCTATGAAGCGTACCAACAAGCAGTTTATCGAGATGGTCGCAATCCCACCTTTTGGTGCTCAATCGGTGTCCTGTACTATCAAATTGCCCAGTATCGTGACGCTCTCGACGCTTATTCGCGTGCCATCCGACTCAACCCCTACATCAGCGAAGTCTGGTATAATCTGGGCAGTCTCTACGAGTCGTGCAATAACCAGATGGCTGATGCGCTGGATGCTTATTCTCGCGCCCTTGAGCTTGATCCCAACAACACCGTTATCAAGCAGCGTATGGCTTTACTCCAAAATCCCAGTGGCggtcctcttcctcccgTACCTCCTCCAGTGGACGTTCATCCATCTCAATACACTGCTGCTCCTACCGCTCAGCCTCCTGCTGGATCACCGGATGTTTCACCAAGCCACCAACTTCCGTCGGGTGCTCCTGCAGGCGGACGAGATCTTCCCCCCCCACCGCCTGGAGGCGACATTGCTCGTGGCCACTCTCCTGGTCCATTCCGAAACGGTGCTGCCCCTCCCCCACTTAATCATGTTGATGAGCCTCGAGGCCCTGTACCCGGTATGGCTCAGCTAGCTAGAATGGAGACTGAGCCACGTCCGGCTGAAATTCGGGATGGACGTTACAATGGACATTATGATCCTGCCGATATGCGACGCCACAACGGTTCACCCCTTTCCCCGCGTGCTTCACGGCGCGAGAGTCAGGCTTTCCCAAGCCAGCCGAGCTACTTCCCTCCTTCTAACGGTGCGTACGCGCGTGAcagggagagggaaagggaagagtGGGACAGAGCTCGAGGTGGATCCAGGGCTCCTCACGGTCCCTCGCCTAGAATGGGTGATCGTACACCAAACGCAGACCCCAGGATCCCTCAAGAATACCGCGATTATCCAGGGTACTACGATCGTCGTGCGGCCTATCCCCCGCCGCTGGGTGTTCCACCCACACCATCAGCTATGCCCGGAAGATTTGACCCCAGACGAGAGGCTGAGGAGTTCCGTCGTCGCGAACAAGATCGAGAAGCCAACGGTGCCAAGCAGGCCAGTTCAGCGAGGCAAGAGAACCGAATACCCAGTCCGGCAGCCTCAATTGCGTCAAATAAGAACGGGAGGAAGCGTGGAGAAGGCACGAGGAAAGCAAAGGATaaggaggagaaggctCAGAGTGTCAAGAAAGAAGgtggaaggaagggaaaagcTGCGGGGTTGAAGGCTGGCGAAGAAGCCAGTGGACAGTCGCCAAGGGGAAACGTCAACAGTCCTGTCAGTGTGCATAACACACCGCAGGTGAACACTGCCCGGCCAGtccctcctcctgctcCAGCATCCGCACCTGTAATGTCTCGCACTGTAGATGAAG ACTACGACGAGGGCGCTGCCGATGCGCTTATGGTTCTTGCTGGCGATCGCAGCACCACCACACTCCCTTTACCTGTTCGTCATACAACTCCCAGTCCTTCAGGCCTCGTTTCCCCACAGCCGCCCGCTCCCAATGCTGCTCCCGCCACCGGAGCCAAACGGCCTGGTCCAGAACCCAACTCACCAGAACAGGCCAATAAGCGTGTCAAAGCCGAGAAGTCTCAGTCACCAATTGGTTCCGCGTCAGGTTCTGCTTCCAGTCGAGCGCCCAAGCGAACAGTGATAGAAGTGCTCAACACACCCAGCATAGCCAGTCCTTTACCTCGGACATCTCCAGCCGTAAACGAAGAAAAACGATCTCGAGCGTCCCAAGAAcgaaaggaagagaggaaagaagatatAACCTCTGGGAAGGAGACGGACGAACGCGCTACTAAAACATCAAGTTCTTTACCGCCTCCTGTCCCACCATCTCCCCCAAACCGTCCTGCTCGCTCATCGTCCGTTCATACTCCTCAGTTGCCTCCTCGTCGGGtctcatctcctcttcccgAAGCTGAGAAGGAAGTGTCGCGACCGCCTACACCTCCTCTACCTGATGCGGCAGCTTCTCCAGCAATTCCGGCGGAAGCCCCTGCGCCAGTCGAGTCTTCTGGAGAATCAGGCCCTCGCACTCCTCCTTTGCCTCCTCTCAAGTCTTTCGAGAGTCCATCCGGGAAAGCGCCAACGAGTGGTGGCGATCATGAAGATGTCGATATGGTTGAGGCCGAGAAGGAAAGTTGA
- a CDS encoding uncharacterized protein (Similar to TIGR gene model, INSD accession AAW46196.1~Duplicated and diverged from the downstream gene CGB_K1410W) encodes MSTHTKSLLPILLHADNLPAYNSPFPTVHPLTKRRIIPFHITFKDFQHDLPPVGLVTMDVITRTVKSCPRAGKEGSCRKEEQGEKKTNKAFKTTVMSVCFTDEVNAKGKKGRTECVSRILNRWRVEGKFPKAMKLWMDEMFPIYASPKSSIFDTPESAAREPFGNIAFDMERAGVPLFGCQAFGIHLTGQGENMKVWIPRRSANRYRSPLKYDSSVAGGLPAGHTPTQGLIKECEEEAGWPERLIKKYARSAGIVTYFEVNEQHILPNAEYTFDLPLPPRDSSDYALPKPNDDEVDSFELLPVQRLTEALRDGEFKPSSAIVTIDFLIRHGFVSPENEPNYEEVVGRWHRRCGVSGPGM; translated from the exons ATGTCCACTCACACCAAATCTCTTCTTCCTATCCTATTGCACGCTGATAACTTGCCTGCCTACAATTCTCCTTTCCCAACAGTCCATCCGCTGACCAAGAGGCGGATCATCCCATTCCATATCACATTCAAGGACTTTCAACATGACCTGCCACCCGTGGGACTTGTCACTATGGATGTC ATCACAAGAACGGTCAAAAGCTGCCCCAGAGCCGGTAAGGAGGGTAGCTgcaggaaggaagaacagGGTGAGAAAAAAACGAATAAAGCATTCAAAACCACGGTGATGTCTGTGTGCTTTACAGATGAAGTGAACGCCAAAGGTAAGAAAGGGAGGACCGAGTGTGTTTCGAGGATTCTTAACCGTTGGAGGGTGGAAGGAAAGTTTCCAAAGGCTATGAAAC TCTGGATGGATGAGATGTTTCCCATCTATGCGTCGCCGAAATCTTCCATATTCGACACCCCTGAATCGGCTGCCCGTGAACCTTTCGGCAATATTGCTTTCGATATGGAGAGGGCAGGAGTACCCTTGTTCGGATGTCAAGCATTTGGTATACACCTTACCG GCCAAGGAGAAAACATGAAGGTTTGGATTCCACGTAGAAGTGCTAACCGTTATAGGTCCCCTCTCAAATATGACAGT AGTGTTGCCGGTGGTCTCCCGGCAGGCCATACCCCAACACAAGGCCTTATTAAAGAatgtgaggaagaagcaggcTGGCCAGAAAGGTTGATCAAGAAATATGCCAG GAGCGCAGGTATTGTGACGTACTTCGAGGTCAATGAACAGCACATTTTGCCGAATGCTGA GTACACGTTTGATCTTCCCCTCCCTCCTCGAGACTCTTCCGATTACGCGCTGCCTAAGCCTAACGACGATGAAGTGGACTCCTTCGAA CTCTTACCCGTACAACGACTTACAGAGGCTCTCCGCGATGGCGAGTTCAAGCCTTCATCAGCCATTGTGACCATCGACTTTCTGATAAGGCATGGATTTGTGTCGCCAGAAAACGAGCCAAACTACGAAGAGGTCGTGGGAAGATGGCACAGGAGGTGTGGTGTATCTGGGCCAGGGATGTGA